In Besnoitia besnoiti strain Bb-Ger1 chromosome IX, whole genome shotgun sequence, a single genomic region encodes these proteins:
- a CDS encoding hypothetical protein (encoded by transcript BESB_013470), translating to MRGGESSGRSERRRDGAGRDEARARHEEALRRYGYPGSGYGSRDSASSSRRHRHLHASGGHSSRRSRTPPPYLSRSNCRDREGRGGGGAEGPYSRDRRRSREREGDPLYDSRRRGSPRGDRRDRAYPYRRERRHSCEPDRRGGRRRFDEERGDSARQLEDPRANLHAGSGAEEAQERSVLSEAHRAQNDADAGVVCLSSSGAASSPPIALTFSSASASPLHSASLASASPLVLRPRHDGAGAPVSGPSSPALFASSAGAEGGEAPGPAPAVVHLSPPAAGPQVFAGPGRGESVAPGEALRGPHDEALPPPRNGGGDGNLHRPHILVPGHPGPPGQPGAPLHAFAGQVRIAPPASSSASFPGPRLGGAPSPHAAFAPTPHNDRRPFFGSLPPLAGPAPHGAPPPPGTLPGGPGRPAGLCRLPPFQPPPPSSFPPLSSFPPPPGVAPLPAEGDGTMFCNGAVFGPRGPRPAPPSGVPPPPFFGPGDRPGAPPQHSGLGGGGPPRPPVHPDMVRPPQWAPGRGEEGGAATGPMLLDGRRVRGAGRQYEGDLSATPWAEEGGPELGGLKAGAAPVVLRLASVPQPLLTHENMLSFCSMFGRVEHVEIQPGDLSARVTFSDPAAAAEAGRSAPGAFEAPTLVVEVISQLHGSLVPPAAPLASAQPARGPAAREVALNAVVMHAPGPNKFVSAEYLEKKRQMEELQRRKEECAKKKQELLGKLTASLQLSRRGPGLRRLQGALPSLLASVFLSAQNAIARLTDPLTPESEQGAVRTMIASIKEKIAFLSYQKEGRPEEETRLEEKLRKLQAEALARGLNPRLVLQQAAAQNPYKLDFRTTYIKCLGPALEDIRNSDAFTEWVVSHAEPLMGDAIEAVVEMEEGGRRFGCLKYINRQSAEQVMRNCASLPFQLEWMEPPADPDADARGASSGFAAASAVPFLPSLHGGEDDGFVADGRNALLLESDLNTLRREEEGRGEEARGAVFSFNGGSAQRARPGAPSREGTKGFDQQPHNPHETEVDYDFE from the exons atgagggggggggagtctTCGGGGCGGTctgagcgccggcgcgacggcgccggcagagacgaggcgcgcgcgcgacacgAAGAGGCTCTGCGGAGGTATGGCTACCCCGGCTCGGGGTACGGAAGCAGGGacagcgcctccagcagcaggagACACCGACACTTGCACGCCTCCGGAGGCCACAGCTCGCGCCGGAGCCGAACGCCGCCCCCGTACCTCTCGCGCAGCAACTGCCGCGACCGggagggccgcggcgggggaggggcggaggGCCCGTACtcgcgcgacaggcgccgcagcagagagcgcgaaggcgaccccCTCTACGACTCCAGACGCCGGGgcagcccgcgcggcgaccgcagggACCGAGCGTACCCCTaccgcagagagcgcagacACAGCTGTGAGCccgacaggcgcggcggccgccggcgcttcgacgaagagcgcggcgactccgcgcgcCAGCTGGAGGACCCACGGGCGAACCTgcacgccggcagcggcgcagaagaggcgcaggagcgaaGTGTGCTGTCCGAGGCGCACAGAGCTCagaacgacgcagacgcag GCGTCGTTTGTCTGTCATcttcgggcgccgcgtcctctcccccGATCGCGCTGACCTTTtcgtcggcctccgcctcgccgctgcactctgcctctctcgcctctgcctcgcccctcGTGCTACGGCCCCGCcacgacggcgcgggcgcgccggtctccggcccttcctcgccggcgctgttcgcctcttcggcgggcgcggagggtggcgaggcgccgggccctgcgcccgcggtcgtgcacctgtctccgccggcggcgggcccGCAAGTCTTCGCAGGGCCCGGCAGGGGCGAGTCTGTGGCGCCCGGCGAGGCCCTCCGCGGGCCCCACGACGAGGCACTGCCGCCACCCCGcaacggcggaggcgacggcaacCTGCACAGGCCTCACATCCTCGTTCCTG GGCACCCAGGGCCTCCGGGGCAGCCTGGCGCGCCCCTGCACGCTTTCGCAGGCCAAGTCCGCATCGCACCGCCGGCGAGTTCTTCGGCATCGTTTCCCGGTCCGCGGCTCGGAGGCGCCCCATCTCCGCACGCTGCTTTTGCTCCTACGCCTCACAACGACCGCCGTCCGTTCTtcggctctctgcctccgctggctGGGCCTGCCCCCCACGGggcccccccgccccccgggACCCTCCCTGGAGGCCCGGGCCGGCCAGCTGGGctctgccgcctgccgccgttccagcctccgccgccgtcctccttcccgccgctgtcctccttcccgcctccgcctggcgTGGCCCcgctgcctgcagagggagacggcACGATGTTTTGCAACGGCGCGGTGTTCGGCCCGCGGGGCCCGCGCCCCGCGCCCCCGTCTggcgtgcctccgccgcccttcttTGGGCCCGGAGACAGGCCGGGAGCGCCCCCCCAGCACTCCGGCctcgggggaggggggccgccgcgccccccgGTCCACCCCGACATGGTGCGGCCGCCCCAGTGGGCTCCTGGCAGGGGAGAAGAGGGGGGGGCCGCCACAGGGCCTATGTTGCTCGACGGGCGGCGTGTCAGGGGCGCAGGGAGACAGTACGAGGGCGACCTGAGTGCGACGCCgtgggcggaggagggcgggccGGAGCTCGGGGGCCTcaaggcgggcgcggcgccggtcgTCCTGAGGCTCGCGAGCGTTCCACAGCCGCTTCTCACCCACGAGAATATGCTTTCCTTCTGCTCAATG TTCGGCCGTGTGGAGCACGTGGAAATCCAGCCCGGCGAtctctcggcgcgcgtgACGTTCAGCgaccccgcggccgcggcggaggccggccgAAGCGCCCCCGGCGCCTTCGAGGCTCCAACGCTCGTT GTGGAAGTCATCTCGCAGCTGCACGGCTCGCTAGttcctcctgctgcgcctctcgccagTGCCCAGCCCGCTCGGGGTCCCGCTGCCCGCGAAGTCGCTCTCAACGCAGTCGTCATGCACGCGCCCGGACCAAACAAGTTCGTCTCGGCGGAGTACCTCGAGAAGAAG agacagatgGAGGAACTgcagcgaagaaaagaagagtgcgcgaagaagaaacaaGAGCTTCTCGGCAAACTGACTGCCAGCCTTCAG ctgtcgcgccgcggccctggccttcggcgcctgcaAGGGGCGCTCCCCTCGCTCCTCGCGTCTGTTTTCCTTTCTGCGCAGAATGCTATTGCGCGGCTCACTGACCCACTGACTCCTGAGAGCGAACAGGGCGCTGTGAGGACGATGATCGCGTCGATAAAAGAGAAAattgcttttctctcttaTCAAAAGG AGGGGCGccccgaggaggagacgcggctgGAGGAGAAGCTCCGCAAGCTTCAGGCCGAGGCGCTTGCGCGAGGTTTGAATCCGCGACTCGTcctgcagcaggccgcggcgcagaatCCCTACAAACTGGACTTCCGCACGACTTACATCAAATGCCTGGGTCCAGCCTTGGAAGACATTCGCA ACTCAGATGCCTTCACCGAGTGGGTCGTCTCGCACGCCGAGCCGCTGATGGGCGACGCGATCGAGGCTGTCGTTGAAATGGAggaaggcgggcggcgcttcgGATGTCTCAAATACATCAACCGACAATCCGCTGAACAG GTCATGCGCaactgcgcgtcgctgccgttTCAGCTCGAGTGGATGGAGCCGCCGGCGGATCctgacgccgacgcgcgcggcgcttccagCGGGTtcgcggcagcctctgcagTTCCCTTTCTGCCGTCGCTGcacggaggcgaggacgacggctTTGTCGCAGACGGCAGAAACGCTCTGCTGCTTGAGAGCGACCTCAACactctccgccgcgaagaagaagggcgcggagaagaggcccgcggcgccgtctttTCGTTCAACGGGGGGAGCGCACAGAGAGCGCGGCCGGGCGCGCCGAGTCGGGAGGGCACCAAGGGCTTTGATCAGCAGCCCCACAATCCACATGAAACCGAAGTCGACTACGACTTTGAGTGA
- a CDS encoding hypothetical protein (encoded by transcript BESB_013440), which yields MEEGEESPSVAPAGCDAWLTQKGLSHVARGLDSEELHFWWSLRSFLREQLELTVGGRPRSLASAVDAPSLQDSSSSRPASSLARAEKRRRFTCRGENPTSRDAKKVKFGAAAAEEAADSASDAAAGSSVAEASLSPLVSTPLRAASACRCREDSGAREGGEKNPGAEGREPPPGREGHGEGRGGDNSAAKSSASGAYLVEGADLSGERRVSCLTTNDASALQLSFSLACSPAAPPLYGHPAASVFLLLREALRTRVSSDFSLSVGRRRARRQEGGGGAAAGDPPASAGRASEAQRARKTMKTLFNPVAHEGAERKGSSAGAHAKEGDDEAGESLSLSMLILAHHVRALSPQWIADWIVAFWLSLFQAVFAFLAARQVSVHQAAARAIADPLREFFSMDLTSALSSSPPLKGDADAAQTKKEASEKKSEDGGKAQAEELGESTALAADSEKA from the exons atggaggaaggcgaggagagcccCTCcgtggcgcccgccggctgcgacgcCTGGCTGACTCAAAAGGGTTTGAGTCACGTTGCGCGCGGACTTGACTCTGAGGAACTGCACTTCTG GTGGAGTCTGCGGAGCTTTCTGCGGGAGCAGCTCGAACTCACTGTCGGCGGGCGTCCGCGTTCACTGGCCTCCGCTGTGgacgcgccttcgctgcaagactcttcttcttcgcgcccggcctcttcgctggcgcgcgctgAGAAGCGCAGACGCTTTACCTGTCGGGGAGAAAATCCCACGAGTCGAGACGCGAAAAAGGTCAAATTtggagcggcagctgctgaggaggctgcggacagcgctagcgacgccgccgcaggaagcTCAGTCGCAGAGGCCTCTCTTTCCCCCCTCGTTTcgacgcctctccgcgccgcctcagcaTGCCGCTGTCGagaggacagcggcgcgcgggaaggcggcgaaaaGAATCCCGGCGCGGaagggcgcgagccgccgcccggACGTGAGGGACACGGAGAAGGCCGGGGCGGGGATAATAGCGCAGCGAAGAGttcggcgagcggcgcgtaCCTtgtcgagggcgccgaccTCTCGGgggagcggcgcgtctcctgcctcACGACGAacgacgcctccgccctgcAG ctctccttctcgctcgcatgctcgccggcggccccaCCGCTGTACGGACACCCGGCGGCCAgcgtctttctcctcctGCGAGAAGCGttgcgcacgcgcgtctcttcagacttttcgctttctgtgggccggcgccgcgcgaggagacaggaggggggaggcggcgcagccgccggcgacccccccgcctctgcagggaGGGCGAGTGAGGCAcagcgcgcgcgaaaaacgATGAAGACTCTCTTCAATCCGGTAGCGCACGAGGGGGCGGAGCGAAAAGGgtcgagcgcaggcgcccacgcgaaagaaggagacgacgaagccGGCGAGAGTCTCTCCCTGAGCATGTTGATTCTGGCGCACCACGTGCGTGCGCTGTCGCCACAGTGGATCGCGGACTGGATCGTCGCC ttctggctctctctcttccagGCGGTTTTCGCCTTCCTGGCCGCCCGCcaggtgtctgtacaccaggccgctgcgcgcgccatCGCAGATCCGCTCCGCGAGTTTTTCTCCATGGATTTGACGTCtgcgctctcttcgtctccccccCTAAAGGGCGATGCGGATGCCGCGCAGACAAAGAaagaagcgagcgagaagaaaagcgaagacgggggaaaggcgcaggcggaagaGCTGGGCGAAAGCAcggctctcgcggcggaTTCAGAGAAAGCGTGA
- a CDS encoding putative asparagine synthetase (encoded by transcript BESB_013420), translated as MCGILAILMSGLDYEQLRQLALSRSRLLRHRGPDWNGVHLQQCSASLFNVLCHERLAVVDPASGKQPLFDSTKSIACTVNGEIYNHVVLKETMLPVEEVTQWTTCSDCQPLPSLYKFHGTKMCNMLDGMFAFVISDGRTGDFLAARDPLGLCPMYVGYASDGSMWFASELKALTRDCEQVTVFPPGHFYSSKLNEGKGGFERYYNPSWWGLERPLPTRKCDLSHLREALEAAVRKRLMCDVPFGMLVSGRLDSSIVAAIAAREFQKMSEKEKDSHLWTHQLYSFSIGLKGSADSQAAKKVADVLGTHHYDFTFELDEGLDALDDVIYMIETYDITTVRAAVPMYLLCRLVKSMGIKVVLTGEGADEVFGGYSYFRDAPTPEAFHRELQRKLDLLHYYGILRAGKASMAWGIEARVPFLDREFLEFAMNVDPADKMCAQGRMEKQILRDAFKGYLPDEILYRPKQQFGEAVGSEWIDELQNHAERRVTDTMMRNAQVLFPTNTPVTKEGYLYRMIFAKHYNKGSAARTVHTGPFGGCSSAQLDWNKKIQNNGVESAAPIEARGIHQHRD; from the exons ATGTGCGGCATTCTCGCGATTTTGATGTCGGGTCTGGACTACGAGCAGTTGCGGCAACTGGCTCTCTCACGCTCTCGACT TTTGCGTCATCGCGGCCCGGACTGGAATGGCGTTCATTTGCAGcagtgctctgcctcgcTGTTCAATGTCCTCTGCCACGAGCGACTCGCAGTCGTCGACCCCGCCTCCGGCAAGCAGCCGCTGTTTGACTCAACGAAGAGCA TTGCATGCACAGTGAACGGAGAAATCTACAATCATGTCGTGCTCAAGGAGACGATGCTGCCGGTCGAGGAAGTCACCCAGTGGACTACCTGCAGCGACTGCCAGCCGCTTCCGTCGCTGTACAAGTTCCACGGCACCAAGATGTGCAACATGCTGGACGGGATGTTCGCCTTCGTCATCTCCGATGGCCGCACAG GCgacttcctcgcggcgcgcgacccgcTGGGGCTCTGCCCGATGTACGTCGGGTACGCTTCAGACGGGAGTATGTGGTTCGCGAGTGAGCTGAAGGCGCTCACGCGCGACTGCGAGCAGGTGACTGTCTTCCCTCCTGGCCATTTTTACTCCTCGAAGCTCAACGAGGGCAAGGGCGGCTTCGAGCGCTACTACAACCCCTCCTGGTGGGGACTcgagaggccgctgccgaCTCGGAAGTGCGACTTGAGCcacctgcgcgaggcgcttgagGCGGCTGTGCGCAAGCGCCTCATGTGCGACGTCCCCTTTGGGATGCTGGTCTCGGGTCGCCTCGACTCCTCCATCGTCGCGGCCATCGCCGCTCGCGAATTCCAGAAAATGTctgagaaggaaaaagacAGCCACCTGTGGACGCACCAGCTATATTCCTTCTCCATCGGCCTCAAGGGCTCCGCCGACTCCCAGGCCGCCAAAAAGGTCGCAG acgTCTTGGGCACGCATCACTACGACTTCACCTTCGAGCTGGATGAAGGTCTGGATGCTCTCGACGACGTGATCTACATGATCGAGACCTACGACATCACCACCGTTCGCGCCGCCGTGCCCATGTACCTCCTGTGCCG ACTGGTGAAGTCAATGGGCATCAAGGTGGTGCTgaccggcgaaggcgcagacgaggtGTTTGGGGGCTACTCGTACTTCCGCGACGCGCCCACGCCAGAGGCATTCCATCGCGAACTGCAGAGAAAATTGGATCTGCTGCACTACTACGGaatcctccgcgccggcaaGGCGTCGATGGCGTGGGGcatcgaggcgcgcgtccccTTCCTCGACCGCGAATTTCTTGAGTTCGCCATGAACGTCGATCCCGCGGACAAGATGTGCGCCCAAGGCCGCATGGAGAAACAGatcctccgcgacgccttcaAGGGCTACCTCCCAGACGAGATCCTCTATCGGCCCAAGCAGCAGTTCGGCG AAGCTGTGGGCAGCGAGTGGATTGACGAACTGCAAAAtcacgcggagaggcgcgtgaCTGACACGATGATGCGGAACGCGCAGGTGCTTTTCCCGACCAACACGCCTGTGACGAAG GAAGGCTACTTGTACCGCATGATTTTTGCGAAGCACTACAACAagggcagcgcagcgcgcacGGTTCACACAGGCCCCTTTGGCGGTTGCTCGTCTGCTCAGCTTGACTGGAATAAGAAAATCCA GAACAACGGCGTggagtctgcagcgcctATTGAGGCGCGCGGCATCCATCAGCACAGAGACTAA
- a CDS encoding hypothetical protein (encoded by transcript BESB_013430), whose protein sequence is MELPNGADPVGDADLSSAMPVSSPSTKGEFWLADSRCTDTLFAPLQDPQCFAQVLSACLSLGVLVGGSLVKLPQLLKIIRARGVEGLAELSVYVEAISAAIFVVYNVLEQHPFTTWGEMLFVFFVSRLPQIKQNWSQKHTGQLSAITGGLMLCGNLARLFTSLVSLSDRFVTMSCTLATILNAIPLFQVSAQAPLKKKTRRPPLHPSSLVASPCDFQRTKLKCESFVHP, encoded by the exons ATGGAGCTGCCGAATGGTGCAGACCCCGTCGGGGATGCAGATCTGTCGTCTGCAATGCCTgtgtcttcgccttcgacAAAGGGAGAATTCTGGCTGGCAGATTCGAGATGTACGGACACCTTGTTTGCGCCACTTCAGGATCCGCAGTGTTTCGCACAA GTTCTGTCGGCGTGCCTGAGCCTCGGagtcctcgtcggcggcagTCTCGTCAAGCTTCCGCAACTCCTCAAGATCATCAGAGCCCGAGGGGTCGAGGGCCTGGCGGAGCTGTCGGTTTACGTCGAA GCCATCAGCGCCGCCATTTTTGTGGTGTATAACGTCCTTGAGCAACACCCGTTCACAACCTGGGGCGAGATGCTCTTCGTCT TTttcgtctcgcgcctgccgcaaATCAAGCAGAACTGGTCGCAGAAGCACACAGGGCAGCTCTCGGCGATAACCGGCGGCTTGATGCTCTGTGGGaacctcgcgcgcctcttcacctctctcgtctccctGTCGGATCGATTCGTGACG ATGTCCTGCACGCTTGCCACGATTCTGAACGCCATCCCGCTCTTCCAGGTGAGTGCGCAGGCCCCtctgaaaaagaaaactcGGCGGCCCCCACTCCACCCCTCTTCCCTCGTTGCATCGCCCTGCGACTTTCAGCGGACAAAATTGAAGTGCGAGAGTTTCGTTCACCCTTAA
- a CDS encoding hypothetical protein (encoded by transcript BESB_013450): MHMPVAETFGFLPSTDTLGTRSALGGGKS, from the coding sequence ATGCACATGCCGGTCGCGGAGACTTTTGGCTTTCTTCCAAGCACCGACACTCTTGGGACGCGGTCCGCTCTCGGAGGAGGGAAGAGTTAG
- a CDS encoding hypothetical protein (encoded by transcript BESB_013460), translating to MKASRRQTSCAGGRGGGDLGRRFLFVGLVLSSLVCCSACDKAPSAASFSPATRVTAQPVARLPNKAAAGISQLEKARHAEAPQAEQTGEAPSRKTKDGVEARGSSGRREGGQQRKRGMSTSDDYALPRGVNPRLAGAYKPIFSPPAESSFAYPLAQLARGEEEVSSAFFKCPSTGALIPWAMINDNFCDCRGDGFDEPGTDACSGVAPVHSAAAMRFRAALQAFLAEEDAGGRPAESDATSQAQTGPCRWPGGCAGKEFRRLKGASGFFCASQDGSGASTGKPRVISPMKVHDGVCDCCDGSDEAADVSLLPVRAVGYRPFAAFFPFETSPQRAGPSAACANRCEEEAAAWEASRREASATVEAVRAQVAAQEQQVAQLLRQKAEEAAALETAIRRLEDALNCQWLERQWRHADAGKGAAPAHVHHNAAFQLAVKREIVAAREGPRGQAQKVKELAAQSADEELRGWCEALLKDVRQDARRGVQRETGAEAEAEQEEEDGDLGVEAGLAAEVGAPPPATFSRPEKLALFPPPRPQYELLGQAQRAAKEAARGAQTTTRAVETRTAALAAKAAEARRAALEAYLQQQRRGAGEKGGKESEESEDEEEAKSARGSAVGAVLDSLWQSAAGAARRGVQAVHDGLAWMGLAPQPKKEKRGSLHRSLEELKEKKKRLSAQLRHAEGVKGLLAPLYSTCLFTFDLRRRFDYQLCLFDSVRQFPYRPRRAQEALAAYQASAAREGERLPDTARFTGGAAKEPSFLLGTFDSLELVRCPRGSAAARRLLQTAPRGLQASAKARAVQSRTDAATAAAEGAAGISFRPEGEKKGAEEEEEDSLGDDGDPGDHQLCFSMLFLDGDSCADDVQRETEALIHCGPELAVVQVSEVAPCRYAIVLTTPLLCPREQLLEQEKKQFKVLHDEL from the exons ATGAAGGCCTCTCGCAGGCAGACCAGCTGCGCTGGcgggaggggaggaggagaccTTGGGCGTCGTTTCCTCTTCGTTGGCCTGGtgctctcctctcttgtttgttgcagcgcatgcgacaaggcgccctcggctgcgtccttctcgcccgccacgcgcgtCACCGCTCAGCCTGTGGCGCGCCTGCCAAACAAGGCCGCTGCGGGCATTTCGCAGCtagagaaggcgaggcacgccgaggcgccgcaagCGGAGCAgaccggcgaggcgccgagcagaaaaacgaaggatggcgtcgaggcgcgagggagcagcgggcgccgcgagggaggccagcagaggaagcgcgggATGAGCACATCCGACGACTACGCGCTTCCGAGAGGTGTCAATCCAAGGC TCGCGGGCGCCTACAAGCCTATTTTCTCCCCGCCTGCGGAGAGCTCGTTCGCCTACCCtctggcgcagctggcgcgcggggaggaggaggtcTCCTCCGCGTTCTTCAAGTGCCCCTCGACGGGGGCACTTATCCCCTGGGCGATGATCAACGACAACTTCTgcgactgccgcggcgacgggtTCGACGAGCCGGGGACCgacgcgtgcagcggcgtcgcgcctgttcactccgcggcggccaTGCGCTTTCgggccgcgctgcaggccttcctagcggaggaagacgcgggcgGGAGGCccgccgagagcgacgccacCAGCCAGGCGCAGACGGGGCCCTGCCGCTGGCCGGGCGGATGCGCTGGAAAGGAGTTCCGCAGACTGAAGGGCGCCTccggcttcttctgcgcgagccaagacggcagcggcgcgtccaCAGGAAAGCCGCGCGTCATCTCCCCCATGAAAGTCCACGACGGCGTGTGCG aCTGCTGCGACGGGTCtgacgaggctgcggacgtcTCGCTGCTACCTGTGCGCGCAGTCGGCTACCGTCCTTTCGCGGCCTTTTTTCCATTTGAgacctcgccgcagcgggcggggccttcggcggcgtgcgcgaaccgctgcgaggaggaggcagctgcgtgggaggcgtcgaggcgcgaggcgtctgcgacaGTCGAGGCGGTCCGGGCgcaggtcgccgcgcaggagcaacaggtcgcgcagctgctgcggcagaaggccgaggaggcggcggcgctcgagacggccatccgccgcctcgaggaCGCGCTGAACTGCCAGTGGCTGGAGCGGCAGTGGCGCCACGCCGACGCCGGAAagggcgctgcgccggcgcacgtACACCACAACGCGGCCTTCCAGCTGGCCGTGAAGCGCGAGATCGTGGCAGCCCGCGAGGGCCCCAGAGGCCAGGCGCAGAAGGTGAAGGAGCTCGCCGCCCAGAGCGCTGACGAAGAGCTCCGCGGGTGGTGCGAAGCGCTGCTGAAGGACGTCCGgcaggacgcgcggaggggcgTTCAGCGCGAgaccggcgcagaggcagaagcagaacaagaagaggaggacggtGACCTTGGCGTCGAggcgggcctcgcggcggaggtcggcgcgccgccgcccgcgacatTTTCGCGCCCAGAGAAACTCGCGCTgttcccgccgccgcgcccgcagtaCGAGCTCCTcgggcaggcgcagcgggccgCGAAGGAAGCGGCTCGAGGCGCCCAGACAACGACAAGAGCAGTGGAGACGCGcactgccgcgctcgccgccaaggccgccgaggcgcgccgcgcggcgctggaggcgtatttgcagcagcagaggcgaggcgcgggggagaagggggggaaggagagTGAGGAGagtgaggacgaagaggaggcgaagagcgcgcgaggctcggcCGTCGGCGCAGTTTTAGACAGCCTCTGGCaaagcgccgccggcgccgcgcgccgcggagtgcAGGCCGTCCATGACGGCCTCGCCTGGATGGGTCTTGCCCCCCAACCCAAGAAAGAAA AGAGGGGGTCGCTGCATCGGTCTCTGGAGGAGCtcaaggagaagaaaaagaggctGAGCGCACAGCTGCGGCACGCGGAAGGCGTCAAAGGCCTCCTGGCGCCGCTCTACTCGACGTGTCTCTTCACCTTTGATCTCCGCCGCAG GTTCGACTACCAGCTGTGTCTCTTTGACAGCGTGCGCCAATTCCCCTAccggccgcgtcgcgcgcaggaggcgcttgcggcgtatcaggcgtcggcggcgcgcgagggcgagcgactGCCGGACACGGCGCGTTTCACGGGGGGTGCGGCGAAAGAGCCGTCCTTTCTGCTGGGCACGTTTGACTCGCTGGAGCTCGTGCGCTGCCCgcggggctccgccgccgcgcgcaggctccTGCAGACTGCCCCCCGGGGCCTGCAGGCCTCCGCAAAGGCCCGAGCGGTGCAAAGCCGCACTgacgccgcgaccgccgccgcggagggcgccgcaggcatCTCGTTTCGCcccgaaggcgagaagaagggcgccgaagaggaggaggaggactcactcggcgacgacggcgacccCGGCGACCACCAGCTTTGCTTCTCCATGCTCTTCCTCGACGGCGACAGCTGCGCCGACGACGTGCAACGTGAGACTGAGGCCCTCATCCACTGCGGACCCGAGCTCGCCGTCGTTCAG GTCAGCGAGGTGGCGCCGTGTCGGTACGCGATCGTCCTGACGACTCCGCTGCTTTGCCCGCGGGAGCAGCTCCTCGAACAGGAGAAAAAACAATTCAAAGTGCTTCACGACGAGCTCTAG